AAGCCAggaacaacagcagccatcATAAACATCGGCCATCATAAACACAAAACAGCCTGTCCATCAGGCGGGTCCAGCCGACCCTGACACCATACAACAACAATGGAGGAACCCCGTTCAGCCGCACTCCAGCCCCCAAATCCGCCAGCAGAACCCACACCCACGATGGTTCCGATCGGCACCCACAGCCTCAGTGCCTTTATGTCCGGCCCAGTCgtctcttctccctcggACCCGagtgctgctgttgctgatcCCCTCGTCGTGATCATCCCCGGTGCTGGCGATGTAGCCTCATCCTATGTTGCTGTCGAGCGACTCCTGCGCCCGTGGACGCGCACGCTGTTGTACGATCGCTCTGGCCTCGGTCGCAGCGAGAAGGGCCCTGACCTGCGGGACCCTGTTGACAATGATCAAGGACGTCAGCTTCACCCGGGGAAGAATTCggaccctgaccctgacccaCCGACACAGCCTGGTTCATCTCCGAATCCTAATCCGAATCCCCattctcccaccacccccgcTCGAAGCGTGCAGGCCGCGGGGCAGCTTCACCTCCTCTTGCAGAAACTAGGTCTCCATAACAATCCCCTAATCCTAGTCGCGCATTCATACGGCGGTATCGTCGCGCGCGAGTTCCTACACTTATTCCCAAATGCTGTCGCCGGGATGGTCGTCTGTGACGCGGCGACCGAGCGCGCGAGTGACTTCTTCACTGTACCTGATTTGAATATCGCTGCTGTACTTGGGGATCTGAACTACGCGCGTGTTACGGGGTTGAGAGGGGAGACGGTGCTGAGTGATGACGAGTGGAGAGCTCGAGCGAAGGATATCTTTGCGGGGGCTGAGGCTGCGCAGGCTGAAGCGGCGTCGTTTGTAGAGGTCTGTGAGACCCTTAGGGATAAGCAGCAGTTTAGGAATAGGGCATTGGGAGAGAGACCGCTCAGTGTGATCCGGGCGAATTGTCCTAGAGATTATGAGCGGATCTATGAGGAGGGCGTGCGGGCTGGGAATGGGACGGCGGAGCAGAGAGCTGCGTTTCGGGCGTTGCTGGATCGGTGGGATGGGATTGATTGTGAGTTacaagaagagcagcttgGGCTTTCGTCTACGACGAGGTTTGTGAGGCTGCGGGACTGTGGGCATAATGTGCATCTTGTGCGGCCGGATGTCATTGTAGAGGAGGTAAAGTGGGTGAGGGATATCATTCTGCGAGCTGGAAGTATCTAGACTATCTAATGCCTGCGGTTCAGTTGATTGACCTCTCGTGCGTGCTTGTATACCAGATCCTTTGCTTCGGCACTGCAGTCGTTAGCATGGTCTTACTGGGAGGGGCCTTATATTGGGAGGAGACGTACTCATCGAGATAGATGGTGAATCCATCATCATGGTTGCGGCCATACGAATAGCCAGAGAACCCAAACTGCCAGAACAGGTCCGGCATTTTCTCATGCAGGCTGATGTTCTGCCATCCCCCAACAGCCTGCAGGCGCGTAATATTCGAGACTGTTCCCAGGTTGTCCAGCCGTCCTTCCGGGGTCAACCAGCCTGTATCAATCAGCATAACTCAACAAAGATATGTAAAGAGATATACCGTATTCCTCATGCACAACCGGCTTCCCAACACTCCGCGCGGCCTCCGCATGGTCGACAATCCACTGATCCGTCCACGCAACCGTCTTTGTCCACCAATCCGGATACGAATGGAAGACCCCAAAGTCAATagtctccagctccaactcAGCCTCGAAATCGCCCCCGTCAGAGCCGTTGTACGCCCAGTCGTCTGACTCGTAGTTGAATCCTCCCTCGCCGCCCCACGTCACCAGGTGGTCCGGGTCAAGCGTCTTGATGAACGTGCTTATTTCGGATATCCACGATGTGAGCAGCTCGGGACTACATCCGTCTGGGCTTTGGGGGAGATTGCGCTCCCCGTCTGCATTGCATCGAGGCTCGTTGGCGAGTTCCCAGGCCATAATCACTGGGGAGTCTCGGTACCGTGTGACGATCTCTTTGACGTACCGCTTGAAAGCTGTTTTGATTTGGGGGAGACGGTAGAACTGTCCTGTCAGCACTAGACTCCTTCCTATACGCAGCAAACCACAAGAAGTGACTGCAACTTACATCGTCATGATACCTCCCACCCAAGTTCACAGTATACACATCCATCCCGCCATAATCCGCCCAGTTATTCGTCAGCGCAACAAGCAGCTTAATCCCCGCCTTCTCAGCCGCATTCACCACCTTATCGAACGGCTCTAGATCAATCGTCGACGTGCCATTCTTATTCCACCACTGGAACACGATCTCCGTTGCTCCGGCCCCTTCGCCGC
This region of Aspergillus puulaauensis MK2 DNA, chromosome 5, nearly complete sequence genomic DNA includes:
- a CDS encoding alpha/beta fold hydrolase (COG:S;~EggNog:ENOG410PVEY;~InterPro:IPR000073,IPR029058;~PFAM:PF12697,PF00561;~antiSMASH:Cluster_5.9); this encodes MEEPRSAALQPPNPPAEPTPTMVPIGTHSLSAFMSGPVVSSPSDPSAAVADPLVVIIPGAGDVASSYVAVERLLRPWTRTLLYDRSGLGRSEKGPDLRDPVDNDQGRQLHPGKNSDPDPDPPTQPGSSPNPNPNPHSPTTPARSVQAAGQLHLLLQKLGLHNNPLILVAHSYGGIVAREFLHLFPNAVAGMVVCDAATERASDFFTVPDLNIAAVLGDLNYARVTGLRGETVLSDDEWRARAKDIFAGAEAAQAEAASFVEVCETLRDKQQFRNRALGERPLSVIRANCPRDYERIYEEGVRAGNGTAEQRAAFRALLDRWDGIDCELQEEQLGLSSTTRFVRLRDCGHNVHLVRPDVIVEEVKWVRDIILRAGSI
- a CDS encoding glycoside hydrolase 5 family protein (CAZy:GH5;~COG:G;~EggNog:ENOG410PHZW;~InterPro:IPR017853,IPR001547;~PFAM:PF00150;~SECRETED:SignalP(1-18);~antiSMASH:Cluster_5.9;~go_function: GO:0004553 - hydrolase activity, hydrolyzing O-glycosyl compounds [Evidence IEA];~go_process: GO:0071704 - organic substance metabolic process [Evidence IEA]), with the protein product MLFSKPLSLALLAGTAAAREGFVTTNGEKFQLDGEDFYFAGSNAYYFPFDNNQTDVELGLTAAKRAGLNVFRTWGFNDKNTTYVPGGLPDYGGEGAGATEIVFQWWNKNGTSTIDLEPFDKVVNAAEKAGIKLLVALTNNWADYGGMDVYTVNLGGRYHDDFYRLPQIKTAFKRYVKEIVTRYRDSPVIMAWELANEPRCNADGERNLPQSPDGCSPELLTSWISEISTFIKTLDPDHLVTWGGEGGFNYESDDWAYNGSDGGDFEAELELETIDFGVFHSYPDWWTKTVAWTDQWIVDHAEAARSVGKPVVHEEYGWLTPEGRLDNLGTVSNITRLQAVGGWQNISLHEKMPDLFWQFGFSGYSYGRNHDDGFTIYLDDAEAKDLVYKHAREVNQLNRRH